The following are encoded together in the Scomber japonicus isolate fScoJap1 chromosome 20, fScoJap1.pri, whole genome shotgun sequence genome:
- the LOC128381121 gene encoding trafficking regulator of GLUT4 1-like yields MAVNMMPAPAIWPGEEQPSLLDQEGSLSSQAPLTVPCPEVRGEQLIHSSSPANTRPPRSKSKGELVIVINEKLKNSNGIHSAPIDSTSPVISSPPRRQHSISYPHHGKTRKGSRASSIGYTAFSPRPSLSRHSSIATNPPLDRTKVKDYLLLSVLACFCPVWPINIVGFVYSIMSKNSLEQGNLDGAVRLGRVAKMLSVVSLVGGTVIIIACIVNLASECPKSDL; encoded by the exons ATGGCTGTGAACATGATGCCAGCTCCCGCCATTTGGCCCGGGGAGGAACAACCATCACTGCTGGATCAGGAGGGTTCTCTGTCAAGCCAAGCCCCCCTCACTGTGCCATGCCCCGAAGTCAGAGGTGAACAGCTCATCCACAGCAGCAGCCCGGCCAACACAAGGCCCCCCCGCAGCAAATCCAAAGGGGAGCTAGTCATAGTCATCAACGAGAAACTGAAGAACA GTAACGGGATCCACTCAGCGCCCATAGACAGCACCTCTCCGGTCATCTCCTCTCCACCCAGAAGACAACACTCCATCTCCTACCCCCATCATGGCAAGACCAGGAAGGGCAGCAGGGCGAGCTCCATCGGCTACACCGCCTTCTCGCCCAGGCCGTCGCTCTCTCGCCACTCCAGCATCGCCACCAACCCGCCCTTGGATCGAACCAAGGTCAAAGACTACCTCCTCCTGTCCGTGCTGGCCTGCTTCTGCCCCGTCTGGCCAATCAACATCGTGGGATTTGTCTATTCAATCATG TCCAAGAACAGTCTCGAGCAGGGAAACCTGGATGGCGCAGTGCGTCTGGGACGTGTGGCCAAGATGCTCTCCGTGGTGTCACTAGTAGGAGGGACGGTCATTATCATCGCTTGCATTGTCAACCTGGCCAGTGAGTGTCCCAAATCTGACCTATAA